One window of the Pieris brassicae chromosome Z, ilPieBrab1.1, whole genome shotgun sequence genome contains the following:
- the LOC123718437 gene encoding uncharacterized protein LOC123718437 — MSVLKNSIIYFLLISMAVNGKHKKGKPKKFLTPTAKGIQCYNCLSFDHPGCWDPDHPDYANITVPNIDCYIPGMAFLCIVITSESAKLVETGQEIGPVRARTCVPAKDFSKKTVSYSMCSKLSKELSASEIFSRIAVTRPQCALCKKHLCTEASHC; from the exons ATGTCAGTGTTgaaaaattctattatttacTTCCTACTCATCTCAATGGCTGTGAATG gtaAGCACAAAAAAGGCAAGCcgaaaaagtttttaacaCCGACCGCTAAAGGCATTCAATGTTACAATTGCCTATCTTTCGACCATCCCGGTTGCTGGGATCCTGATCACCCTGATTATGCTAACATTACG GTGCCAAACATAGACTGTTACATCCCAGGCATGGCGTTTCTATGTATCGTAATCACTTCAGAATCGGCAAAATTAG TTGAAACCGGCCAAGAAATCGGTCCAGTCAGAGCCCGGACGTGTGTACCAGCGAAGGATTTCTCGAAGAAAACCGTTTCATATTCAATGTGCAGCAAGCTTAGCAAAGAGCTGTCTGCTTCCGAAATATTCTCAAGAATCGCCGTAACGAGACCACAGTGCGCGCTTTGCAAGAAACATTTGTGCACGGAAGCATCTCATTGTTAA